The genomic stretch CACAAAAGAAATTCAAGCAAAGATCAAGCTTCGAAATAGAATCTTCGGAGCTTTGAACATGTGCATGTGGgtgattattatttaaataatattgtaAATTATAATTAGGAGCAGGAGGAGAATAAGAATATTATACGACCTTGTAATAATAAAGTTCCAACTTAATAATGTATGAACAAAGGTGTCCCCATCAACATAGTTatttaaatatccaaataaaaaattacaaaatttttattttaatgggATGTtgtttctcaataattaattccAAAGCTTAATAGAAAAATTCTCAGTGTTACTACTACTGCTTTTATTGAAATAACGTtacaaactaaaaattaatttttgtgctTCATTTTGAAATAAGGATATCTATCTACTACTATGAAAAAAGAATGGGGGCTATGCCTATGACTATAGTTAAAATGCTATATGACATAATTTAATTCGTTCTAGTACTAAGGAAATGTGATTGATTGAATGTGGGCCTGAACATGGCCCCTACGGTATTGGTGGAGTAATCTCAAGTAGCTGATTAATGTCACCTAATTGTAAAAAGACCCGTGATTTTTAGGTACATAACACAGGCTAgtctttcttctcattttatTAGATTTGATTGCAAAGTGTTTACAATTATTTATTTCGTAAAAATTAAAAGGTCTATCATATCCGTAATTTCTTTACTAAAGTAGTGTAtgctaattaaaatataaataaaaaaataagatataaaaaacattttagattatttgttaaacttatttgacgattattaaaaaagaagtcacgtgagtTTTTATTTGACAGTTTTAAGATATATTGATCTCTCATTCTTCTAGATAAACATATATTAGAacttacagataaaaaaataagGCATATATCCTCCAtgtattccaaaaaatttaacaaataatttgataaaaattttaaaatacttctcaaacttatctgactattttatatcttaatttgaaaagtatttcaatattatcttgatacaatttttatcttatttattttaacaaatgctacttaaataaaaaaattctaaagcACAAGCCTTCTCGCTTTTATGAATATctagagaataaaatataagttgaACGTCTTGTTGTATCAAATTCGTTTCTCAAAATGCTATAAATTTTAGCATTTTCTCACTAGATTTTCTTGTCTACACTATATTGCTCGAACAACTGTTGTAACATCTCACATCGAGCGATAAAAaagaccgaaacaacttaccttaATGGACCTATGCGAATTTTCCAGGGAGGTCATCCATCCTTGGATTATCCCATATCAAACACGCTTAATTTGAGAATTCTTTGCCAATATTCAGCTCAAAATATATTcagttaattttatttcttttcttgcttattcttaatatatatattatttttttccgaGCTCCTAGGTATTACAACTGTATTCTGGCCGCAAACGAGGTTTGACCCAGAAGCCATGGAGTGAGCCGCCAAACCCATCAAAAGAACAGAATATGTGTTGTCAGCCAACCAATaagaaatgaatgaatgaatagtCAAATAGGATGGCTATCTAGAAATACTTAACAAAGTAGCCAGACAACCACGAGACTTGTGTGCtatgaattttcaaattgtATGTCCGCTTTGAATTTCACTTAGGCAACTGACTTCTTCAACCTAGTCAAAAGCCTATCCATTTCGACAAgtattattttagaatatatgTGCTATTGCTTGCTGTCCAGTCGTTACAAACCTCCTCCCCTGCAGCCTTAGCATCATATTAATCACTcctgttgttttttttttttttttcccaatgaGTGCTAAGATTATGATGAAGTTTTGAGTTTATCTTCATAGATTTTGATTTGGGATTGAAGTATAGTTAAAAAAGTACCACCCATTGATAGTCCATTAAAAAAATCAGGCCATAAACCCTTTATTAAGTCTTTGGAAGAGAAATGAGTTGAACCTATTTACTCAAGACTTAAGGAAGTCTAACCTCCTCTGCCTTGCCTTAGCTTTAGCATATAAAAGTGCTCATTTCCTTCTCATGTTATCTTTATTGACgactgattctctctctctctctttgctcaCCTGATAGTTTCCATGTATGGTCGATCCGATGTGTTCACTTTTCTTTCTCAGTTTGATCCATTTTTCTTTGCTAATGTTCGCGTCTTTCCTTGTGAATGATTTAGACGATCCTCAAATGTCCTCTATTAATCCATCCCGATGGTCTCCCTTAAAAGTAAGCTTTCGGTCACTGCTCTTCGTCCCATATCTTCGTGATTGATCTTGTTCCTTGGTGAATCTTGCTATAAGCATAACCTGTGTGATTTTGGCACAGGTTATGGGTAAGAGATCTGGTGTTCTGGCCGAGAGGGTTTTGGGCTCTGATTTGGGAATTTTTCATGGCTTGGCTCTTGTGTGCTTCTGTGAGGCTTGATGTCCCTATTTTTTGGAGTTATCTGGGTGGTATAAACTGGACTGatccagatctgagccttgaaacGCTATTTTACAGggagttttattttttactcttttgtGTTATTGGCTGTTTcgatatttctttaattttgcttATATTTTGTTCTAACCCTTTTGTTTTGGTAAGTGTTCTTCCGCAACAACTCCCTCATGTCACAAGCTATTCCATTGTACAGGTATATAGCATGTTCTCATTACTAcaaaaactaaaacaagaagCTGAATTTCCGTATATAATTCCCTTCTCCAAATTAACCACAATCTTCTTGAAGCTGAGATCTCAAGATAAATCAACGCAGAGACTTCAGAGCTGGTTTCCAGATTTCTATCAAGCTATCAGCTATCCTCTGAGCTATTCAACTTCTTTTGAAGTTAGTATACATGAAAACATATGGATAATCCTTACAAGGTGTACttatttcttcaataaatcaAGGGAAACGATGCAATAAATACAGGGAATAGCCAAAACTTTGGACTATGTGCTTCGTAATAAAATTGTTACATATTACATACGTAGTTTAGAGGAATGCGACCCAGAGAGATGAGGTAGGTTATTTCTGTGAGTATAATTCCAGCAACATATGCAAATTCCTTAACCCTTACCCTAGATGTCCCTCGGATGAGAGGTCATTTTTGTTATACTACTTCCAGCTCATAATCTTCTGCTAGTTGGCAACATTCCTCTGTATAAACTTCGAGAAAATTGTTGTTCACATGATAAGATCATCAAGAAGAGGGATACTGAATGGCAGCTTTATTATGCCGGAAGCTACAAGAAATGACAATATCCATATTGGTAGAATCCATTGGAATACAGCCATCAGGATACTTTTCCCTGCAAGATGAtgcccaaaaagaaaaatgttaagctaatgaaaagaaatgagaatTCAGATTACAATGAGACATGCCGGTAAATGAATCAGAATAAAGgtaaaaagaaatgagaattagaaagaaacggATAAGTTGACCCACATAGAGTAACAAGAAGCGAATAAGCAATCGGAAGTGTTGTAACATGGCCAAACATTATGGGGTGTTGGATCAACAAATGAGAGCATTAATCAAACCGTCCATGAACTACAGTTATTGATCCACACAAGCACAACAGCCACAAGCTAATCTGAATTATCAATGTTCTTACCTTAAagcaaacaaagaagaaaaaggcttGACAACTCTCTGGCAAATTTGGATTACCAATGTTCTTACCTGCCTTCTTATTTCTTGCACATGCAACACCTCTTCATTTTGATATTCTGTCTCTATTGCTCTTATGTGTCACTGTGAATGGCATTTCAAAGAGCAATCCAAAAATCATATCTTTGAAAGAAACATTTGAAAAACACCTGCGATCTCCTCCGTGGGAAAGAGAGAAACCCCACCCAGGCTGTGCAGCCTGTGCTTCTCACAGCAAGATTCTAAAAGAGAACATTCCAATCTTACTCTAAAAGAGAACATGCCTAAATCACTTAACAAATAATGCCATAAAAAAAACAGAACAAATTCATTCTTCGATAACAGAGTCCGATTTCTCTTCTTGAAATGGACCAAAAAAGAAGTATAAGCAATTTGTTCTGTTGAAATTTCACTTCAACCAATATAAAGATTTCTATTTTCAAGTTGCCCGAACTGAATCCAACTCAATTTGCAGGCGGACTGAACTTTGCAGCCTTTAAGTTTCTGCCAAATCCCACTTCCTGACTGCATATTTCAATTGCAATAATTAACACCACATCATGAAACTTTTCTTTACAAAGATGGTGTTGGAACTTGATCACATTATTCCCTCATTACAGAGTTGCATCAGGAAGGGCATTTggcataaaattttgccacGTTATTgtttttgcatggatttgtattgttaaTGTAATCTTTAGAAGTTAATTGACATCATGAATGTCTTGACCCTTAACTTGGTTAAAATAAAAAGCAGTTAATGATGATGAACAATTGACACCACAACTTCCAATAGATTCTCGAACTCAATTCAGATAAGGAAATTGCCAAATAAAAGAAACTGCTAGGAGTAAATCTCAAACAGATAAAAATATTCACTTTAGTGAAGAGAATGGCAAGGCATAACACAAATAAAGCCACATGAATTCACTTCCTTGTATTGCATTTGCCAAAGAAGTGCGCTTATCTGTAAGATggaattattcttaaattacaAAAGGCAACCTTCagtttcttcctcttctttcatttttttgacaaaCAAAGAACCAGACGTAAATCATCTCAGGGTTTACAGAAATAAGAATCTAACAAATTAActccaaaaatgaaaaaagaaaaaacaaaatttaccAGCAGAATTAGATTCCTTCTCAGTTCGATCAATGATCCACTCTCCGGTCTCCCGGAGCCTCCTCTCCACCGACCCTTCCGACTTCCGGATGGAATTCGACAAAATTGAATCAAACAGAGTCTTCCTCTGCTCTGAGTTcctaaaaatgaaaatgaatacagaaactcacaaatttagcaaaaaaaattcGAAATTATCAGCATGAAATCGAAATGGGTTTTTGCCTGTTGCTGGTGTCTCTGTCCCGGAAAACGCCGGCGCCTATGGCTCTTTCGATTTCAGCCACAGAAGGTTGATTTTGCCTTTGAAGTTTCTGCTTTGGATGGAGATGATTTGTTGCTTCTGTTGTAGGAATGGCAGTGTTCGCCCCACTGGTTGGAGGCTTCGGATTAGTGTTATtcgaaaaagaacaaagaatcTGAGGCTTGTTTGAGAACGAAAATGTCGTTAGACAATGCATCATGAGTCTACCACTGTTCTAGGTTCTTCAATCTCTGGATTTATATCTTGTTTCTATGCAGATTTTAACCAAACCGAGCAGCTGTGACGTCAGGAAAATATCTCCATTTCCTGATAGCTTTGCGGGTTATATGGTTGGAATTCATTTTACTCGATAATACAAGTTCTctcttagccaaaaaaaaaaaaaaaaaaaaaagaatacgaATTCTCAATAACATTTTCATATTATTCTTTCAGGtagttaaaataagaaatttattgggttctttaataaatttttatttgtctaTTTTTATAGATAGCAAACTACAATTATAATAAGATCGAATCTCTTATCTCTATACTTCCtactaaatagaaaattattaagagACATTTCTTATCAAAAAATGCTTACCTGATGAACGCACACCAATCTCaatctcatttgaatttaagaAGCTGTGTGTCTCCACATTTGACCCCatttgggaaaagaaaatgttgtGGTTttagtgtgtgagtgtaagtgtgtgTGGATAGTTGTCTCACGTTGGTTGTGTAAAAAAATGGGAGTGGGTATTTATATTCCATCTTCTCACTTGGGGTTGGGTCCTAAGGGGCACCCAGATTTTGTGAGCAAGCAAACCCCTTGGGTCTCGCCACCACCGTCCGTCTGTCCAATCGATCGGGCGGgtcaatatatgtatatatctttttatataaagaaaattaaaacaaaaataaattattttttttatattttatttttgtttcttctagAAGTGGTCTGGGTTTTCGAATCGACTCCCATTTAGTTTGCCGTCTCTTCAATGTTCAATGCAAGCTTTTAGTTCGTCGTCTCTTCGGTGTCCCGATacagcctataaaaggctagtCGCGCTCTGATCTTGGATTATCAAATACACAGagcttcttcctcctctcaAGTGTCGTTTGTCACAGAGTGCGGCTTCATCGAGTTCTACCAGATCTGAACGGTCCTAGTCGCTGTCCATCGGAGTTGACCGTTGTAACCTGCATTGAGAGTCGCCGTAGCCTGCCAGTGATCGGAGTAGGGCGCATCTGTTTTCAGGCCAGCGCTCCTAAGTGTGCCTCGGTCGGTTTGTTGGTGGCTTCCTGCCATCGTTACCGTCACTAAGAACCAGGTTTGGATTCCTATTACACCTTCCTTGTTGCCATTCATTTGGAAAATACTGCTGTGAGTATCTTGTGTTCATTATACTCTGTGTTTGGGAACTTCGTATAGACAACGTTGCTGCCAATGGGTTTGGGGATTTAGTAAAACCGGTCTAAATATTGTTTGCCATTATTGCTGTTGTGTCAACGTTCTGCATACGTTTTTGTGTTGCTGTTCCTACAGAAAATACCAACAGGAGATCTAAGATTCGTACCGCTTTAACAAATCTTTACCCAGTAGTTGTGAATAAGACAGCACTGGGACTGGGTACACCATTATCACTCATTTAAAGAAAGGATTACAGTATCATGAAAGTCATCAGATCAGTACAATGCCTAAGATAAGAAGAATGATAAAAGCTAAGAAAATATACATTATTCCTACAATTTCATTTTCTCAGCACAATGATAGAAAATCTTTCTTTGCTCCATCATGTAGGTAAAGTCCTCAGTAGATGAAGTGCTCGCATCCAGTGTGACCTTTGTGATAGAATAATCCTTCTCAGAACTGAAACTGCTCCTGCAGCTATGATTGCCGAATGGTTCTCAGCATCCATGCTTAAATTATACAGTATCGCGATTCCTGCTTCAGAAGCCCTTTTGGTCCCTTCGTCGATAAGCTTCACCAGCGGAAAGATCGCCCCCTCTGCTGCAACTGCTCGAGTTGAATCCACCACCTCTTCGGAGATTATCCTGTTCAGTTCTACCACAGCTGCTTCTTGCACTTCTGGGGAGGAGAACTTGATCTGTTCTATCAATCTGGGGATTATCTCGTAGAGAGTTACCTCAATGTTAATCGGGTTTTCGAAGTTTACATTGGGGCCGGACAATGAGCTGAGTCTAACGAGGCAAGCAGCAACCCAGTCCTTGTTGTGGAGTGGAATAGCCGATATGAGGATTTTTCGTAGCACCTTCGTGAACCGGGCTGCGTTTATGGCGCTGCGGAACTGCTCAAAGTCGAGCAGTCTTGTCAGTAGCCGGGATGCTGCAGATATTGCAAGTCCAGCTTCTTCAACTTCTAGGGCGTGTAGTTCTGGCTGCTGAGAGTCCATATCAAGTTCCGTATCTGCATGCATAAAAACTTTTCAAGTATCAACAAATTTGGataagaaggaaaagaataaattCCCTGGCGTTATTTATTGGATGACTCCAATTCTTTGCAACTGTTGTGCTTTTCCAAAAGCACCGGCTGGGGTGTAAAAGTCATTTGCCAGTTGCAAGGTGCCCAGCCAAAGTCACCCACGGGGGATGAAATGAAAAACAGTAGCCCACCACCCAAGGTGATAGCTCTGTGGGAGTCTAAAACTGTCAAGCTAGGGCTTGAGGTTTCAAGTTTGAGTCTACGATTTTAAGGGTGGGGTGTTAATGGCATTGCCTTAGATAGCTCCTAATTGGGGTTTTCTCAAATGTTCTGGATGACTAAATGTGCTAACCCCCACTGGGTTAGAAAGTCGTGCATTGTGTCCTTGCCACATGAATTTTCCCTTTTtaccaataaaaaagaaaataaaagaaaggaaaacaggCAGCCTatctgaaaagtttgggccaagttTGGTTGGGCTTCCATTTTCAGTTctcaatttaaaaattttggaaacaaaaaattGCAAAGGACATTTTATTGCTTATTTTCCCCCCATAAAAAGTTTCTGAAAACTTATGGAAAATATGATAACACTTTTCACAATTTTCACCTCGTTTCCATTTTCTACCTCCCCACCAATATCCATCCCCCTCCCCACACTCAATGATCTTCACCGTCAGTGGGAGTAACCAGATAACTCCCAGAACAGCTCTGGGAATCATGGTGATTCCCCGAGAGTCTCTGGAGCTAGGCCACTCCCACTAGGGGTGGAGAGGAGGAGGAAAacgaaggggggggggggggaagaagcAAAGCAaacaaaagacaaaacaaaGTTATCAAACaacatgttaattttttttttaattgaaaatggaaattgaacacacaaaagaaagaaaataaaaaccaaaacaGATAGTCAGTTAAAACCACCCCCCTCCCCTTCATCCCTTTAAAAGACTAAAGGGCATGAAAATTGATTCATACCAAGCACAATTTTTTGTTGGAAAACTGCGTCCAAACCAGATTCAATGTCCGCTGAGATGATTTTGTCAATGGATAGATCAGCCACTGTCACAAACTCTAGTATGGAGGCTGCTTTTCTTTGCAAACTAGGGGAAGTTTTCTTCAGTATCCCAACAAGGCAAGCAAGGGCAGCAGAATCCAATAGATCTCTTGCATGGTCAATGTGCAAGCTGTGCGCAAGGTCAAGGCAACATTCAGTCTATTGGATTTTGAATGGAAAGTATCAAGGGCATATTGTTGGTTACAGATAATAGTGAGAATATATTTCGATTCGCATGAAGAATGTGAATTGGCAGCATAGTAGAACTAGGAAGTcacataacaaattttttaagtCTGGTCTTTCACAAATGCCAGAAAATTTGTTCATCCATGAGTGAGTAAGAAGCCGTACTGTTTGCAGAGAAGGCCATCAGTTCTAACAGATTGCCCTACCATAGACACTAACACTCAACATGAGCACATATCAAACTGACAATTGCATGGACACTAACACACAACACCGGCACATATTAAAACTGACAACTCAACATAAGTCTTCATAAAATGCAACACAGAACATGAAAGCGGCACAGCAAGAAATATGTATTTTCACATACttttatatgtaatataattatatttgatataaaaaGAGTGATGAAGatgtaaaaataatactaatttaACATATCAATTGCATTCAAAAGATTAATTCCAAGAATCCATGagttaaaatttcaattcaaatgcATCACATGTTGGGAAGCATTCAACTAGTATTCCACAAGAGTAGGTAGGTCAGAAGGCAATGAGTTAGTGGACAAATTGCTGGATAACAGGTCAAATGCACCCACCAGAAGTATTCCCATGGCATATAAAATCAAGAAAGTAGCTGGATAACATTGATTCCAGGCAGGGGCAGAGCTAGCATGTGTTCAGTGGGGTCAATTGATCCCACTGAAATGATTTTGCActctataatatatatgtaaaatttaaggttaattaagaataactcccctaaaaaaaataaaaaatttcaattgttcCCACTTActtagaaaattacaaaataattttgtaattaacgAAAACTGACATTTGCAATTAATTGTTCCAATCCTTTGATCTCTTTTGTCTAATTTACACttaataaaaaatgtgtttGGAATTACAAATGATTTGTCAAAGGTTTTGTAAAGGAAAGTACACTATCAACTATGGTCAATTAAAATATCCAAGTAAAAGTTTCAAATGATGAGAGATTATGGACGGGATGATTTTTTAGttgaaatttctttattttctgaaAAACATGAAATGGATTTTGTGTGTGTAGTTCCTAAAAGTCAAGGAACAAAACTATAAATGTTACAATTTTGCATCATTATCAACTAATGTAGACAAACAACTTCAAGAGTTTAATAATCATTTTGATGAGATTGAGTTCCTCTTTTTGTTGttactttattttgtttgatatATAGTTATGAAATTGTTTTTTAGAAATTAGTactaatttacttttattttaataatattttaaacctTAAACTATTGACCCCATTGGAGTCAAATCCTAGCTTTGCCACTATATGGGGGCTGTTTGGTATTGTTGTGTTGTGGCAGCTATGTGCGTTGTGTCGTACTATACAAATAGTATTTGGCAATTGAGTACGGTGTTGTGCTTACTGATGTTAAAAGTAAGCAATAaaccatagaaaatgtgtaattattatacatattttctatggaagcaatcaaacacttttaacttttctatggaaaatatgtgtatggtacaagcatttaaagcttctttccatagaattcattttccaagggggtggggtggtttttgttttctaggcaatcattacctagaattaaaatctaggtaatgcaatcgaACACACTCTAAGtgttttgttaatattttattattaaatattgtaAATATGTAAAATGACTCAAAGACACATCGGTATATTAAATAAGCATTTTAACCTAAGACTCGAATTTGTTTtggcataaaatatttttttaaaattttttaatcaaaaaatatacctgaaaataaatcaacaaaagaATTTACATTGAAACAGATAGAgcctaaattatttataatattttttccatgcATATGATGAATAAGTAAATGAAGccatatgtttaaataaaacgtgaatattattttataaagaaaagtataaataagtaaataaataaaatttgtataagaatattattttatatatgcatataaaaatgaatttagaaTTAATAGAATTAACAGTATTAAGTTATTATGGAAAAGCGGCGTGATAATGAAGACAGAGAGTGGTTGTAAAAGTAAATAGCAATGCAATGATTGTGGATCCTACTAAAAGCTTCTATGCTTTTGAAAAACATAGGGGATCCTTACTTTTACTTAGAACCAGCATAACCTGCTTTTTTGGAAGAAACACCTATGCTTTAAAAGCAAAGTTACATTAACCAAATGCTACttgtataaaattttttataaaagaacTGATGTGCTTTAAAAGCACAACAAGCTACTTGTGTTGGGAATGCATGTAGAGGTATTAATCTTTAGTGGTATAGCACGTCCTTTAGATACTTTATACCTACAAGCTAAATGAGATACAAAATTTGGATTCATGCATATTGGATCTGTAGAAAATAGATCAAAAGATGTAGGAGGAACAAAAAACTATACTTCTCTTGATAACTTGAACTGAATATTGCAATgcctattaatagggaagaagAGTACAATATAGAGAAGATAAATAATAAGGAAAGATAGGCTGTACACTATACAAAAGTCAAAAATACGAAAACACAAGAATAGGAAATATCTAAATCTGAATAATTTCTTTCTAAACACTGAAGATAGAATCTGTGTTAAATTAGGAAGATTAGATCAAGATATCATAATCTAATTTTCTCCATAATCTCGTGAATCAatcaacactctccctcaaactagtgaatgaatatctatcattcctAACTTGCCCATAAGCTCTTCAAACCTTTTGATAGGAAAGCCCTTTGTCAATAAATCAGCTAGCTGATTTTTTGAAGTAACAAAGGGTATGCAAATTTCTCCAGCCTCTAacttttccttgatgaaatgaCGATCAATCTCAACATGCTTGGTGTGATCGTGTTGCACTAAATTATATGCAATGCTGATAGCtgattgattgtcacaaaaCAACTTCATTGGACCATGACTAGGGATTTGTAGATCATCTAGCACAATTTTTAGTTACAATAGTTCACATAAACCAAGAACCATTGCCAGAAACTCAGCTTTTACACTAGACTAGGCCATTATACtctattttttacttttccaGAACACCAAATTTCCTCTTAAGACTACACAATAGCCTGTAGTAGATCTTCTATCCATAAGAGAACCTCCATAATCAACATCTGTGTATTCTATAACTTTCAATTCTTTTCCTAATTTGAACAAAAGACCTTTCCATAGTGTTGCCTTTAGATAATATAAGATTCTTCTCATTGCTTGCATATGTTCACCAGTTGGACTGTGCATAAATTGGGTCACCAAGCTGACAATAAATGCAATGTCAGGCCTTGTGTGAAATAAGTAGATTAATCGGCCCATTAACCTTTGATACCTCATTCTGTCTACTATTAGGCTATTAGATTTTCCCAACTTGAGATTTGGTTCTAATGGAGTACTAGTTGTCCTGCCACCTAACAACCCAATTTCTTCCAATAATTAAGTCCAtggtatattttctttgggaaagAAAGATATCATCCTTAGAGTAGGCAACTTCTATGCATAAGAAATACTTAAGCTTGCCAAGGTCCTCTATGTCAAAAACTTGGGCCAAATTCTCCTTTAGATGCCACTTTCATCAACATCATTCCCagtgataataatatcatctacatacacaagtAAAGCTGTTAGATTACCTTGCTTAGAATGCTCAATAAATAGAGTATGATCTCCCCTACTTTGCCAATACCCCATTTGCTTCATAGCCTTTGAAAACCTGTCAAACCAAGCCCTTGGGGATTGCTTTAATCCATAAAGAGCCTTTTTCAATCTGAAAACTTTGCCTAATACATCACTAGTGAAACTTAAAGGTGGCTCCATAAAGACTTCCTTCTCTATTTCACCATGTaggaaggcattttttacatccaATTGCATCAATTCCCAACTACAACAACCAGCCAGAGATATAAGTATTCTAACAGTTGTCATTTTTGCCATGGGTGCAAATATTTCCAAATAATCAATGCCATAAGTTTGTGCATATCTCATAGCTACCAACCGAGCTTGCACCTTTTTAATGTACCATCTGCATTATTCTTCACattaaacacccatttgcaacctACAGGTTGAATTCCCCTCGGTCTAAGCACCATTTCCCAAGTCTGATTTTTCTCCAAggctctcatttctttttgcatggCCTGTATCCAATTCTGATTCTGTAATGCCTCTTCTACTGATTTTGGAATGGTTATGGaatcaagagaagacaagaaACTCTAGTGTTTGGATGAAAGACGATGATAGGAAATGAAATTGGCTATAGTATGTTGTGTGTAGCTTTTAACTTATTTTCTAATAGCAATGGGCAAGTTTAAATCAATGTGAACAGGGTCAGAATAAATAGAAGGCTTAGATAGTTCCATGCCTAACCTTGGGACGTATGTTAGCCCTTGCGTGGCACATGAAATAGGTTAAAACTCTTCTCTTGTAGACATAAGGTGAACCTTTAAATCTGGCAGGAGATGGTATCACTAGTTGGTCTGGAATTGGAGAACCAGGAGATGTTAataactctcccaattctccTGAATTGGAGGACTCTGGTACAGAGAGAAAATGCAGGGTAGAGGAAGCAAATTCTGATGTAGATTGAGGCTGAGAATTAGGGTGTAGTTGAGAATCCAAAGAGTCCTCCAAAGTAGGCAGATTAGGCAGATCATGGTCACCATCTACAATCTCCCCCTGGAGACTTGAAATAAAAGGCTTATAAAGGGACTGAATTTCCACAAAAGTCACATCTTTAGACACAAAGAATTTGCGAGTGGAAGGATGATACCACTTATAGCCCTTTTGGGTAGGAGAGTAGCCAATAAGAATGCATCTAATAGCTCTAGGATCAAATTTGTCCCTGTTATGTCtagaaatataaacaaaagcCACACACCTGAACACTTTGAGAGGAAGAGAAGTACAAAGACCAAG from Diospyros lotus cultivar Yz01 chromosome 9, ASM1463336v1, whole genome shotgun sequence encodes the following:
- the LOC127809469 gene encoding probable NAD(P)H dehydrogenase subunit CRR3, chloroplastic, giving the protein MMHCLTTFSFSNKPQILCSFSNNTNPKPPTSGANTAIPTTEATNHLHPKQKLQRQNQPSVAEIERAIGAGVFRDRDTSNRNSEQRKTLFDSILSNSIRKSEGSVERRLRETGEWIIDRTEKESNSAGKSILMAVFQWILPIWILSFLVASGIIKLPFSIPLLDDLIM